From one Lolium rigidum isolate FL_2022 chromosome 4, APGP_CSIRO_Lrig_0.1, whole genome shotgun sequence genomic stretch:
- the LOC124646800 gene encoding uncharacterized protein LOC124646800, with protein MHREQDLVSQENKCTLEMAIWRDIHWPDGTRKSHLRTLPLDERRCSMLQLVKALMDKYNDDHNLSGDLAYELPCVGRYRYFHDADIKGIYYHINFTANTKGSDDSGLDNLLFFAELVERGRNELVVSCICRVNPSEARGCYACLSDVYHPKADSYSGGRFEDCRSRGMFCCDGPEEILGYTPSELEAEEMSARSMYEVL; from the exons AT GCACAGGGAGCAGGATTTGGTTTCTCAAGAGAATAAGTGCACACTGGAGATGGCTATATGGCGAGACATTCACTGGCCTGATGGCACAAGGAAGAGTCATTTGAGAACACTGCCACTTGATGAAAGACGATGTTCGATGCTCCAGCTGGTTAAAGCTTTGATGGACAAGTACAATGACGATCACAATCTTTCAGGG GATCTTGCATATGAGCTTCCATGTGTTGGGCGCTACCGGTATTTTCATGATGCTGATATTAAGGGGATTTACTATCATATCAACTTCACAGCAAATACAAAAGGATCTGATGACTCTGGCCTTGACAATCTATTATTTTTTGCTGAACTTGTGGAAAGAGGGCGTAATGAGTTGGTCGTCAGCTGTATCTGCAGGGTTAATCCTTCAGAAG CAAGAGGTTGCTATGCTTGTTTGAGTGATGTTTATCACCCCAAGGCTGATTCGTACAGTGGTGGTCGCTTTGAAGATTGTCGCTCGAGGGGCATGTTTTGTTGTGATGGACCAGAGGAAAttttgggatatactccttctgaa CTGGAAGCAGAGGAGATGTCTGCTAGAAGTATGTACGAGGTATTGTAA